The Calypte anna isolate BGI_N300 chromosome 2, bCalAnn1_v1.p, whole genome shotgun sequence genome includes a window with the following:
- the EIF1B gene encoding eukaryotic translation initiation factor 1b: protein MSSIQNLQSFDPFADATKGDDLLPAGTEDYIHIRIQQRNGRKTLTTVQGIADDYDKKKLVKAFKKKFACNGTVIEHPEYGEVIQLQGDQRKNICQFLLEIGIVKEEQLKVHGF, encoded by the exons ATGTCATCTATCCAGAACCTCCAATCCTTCG ACCCCTTTGCTGATGCAACAAAGGGTGACGACTTACTCCCAGCAGGGACTGAGGATTACATCCACATAAGGATCCAGCAACGAAACGGAAGAAAGACGCTGACAACCGTTCAAGGAATTGCAGATGACTATGACAAGAAGAAACTTGTGAAAGCTTTCAAAAAG AAATTTGCTTGTAATGGTACTGTCATTGAACATCCTGAATACGGTGAAGTTATCCAGCTTCAAGGTGACCAGAGGAAGAACATTTGCCAATTCCTCTTAGAG ATTGGCATTGTCAAGGAAGAACAACTGAAAGTTCATGGTTTCTAA